A region of Peromyscus eremicus chromosome 17, PerEre_H2_v1, whole genome shotgun sequence DNA encodes the following proteins:
- the Irs2 gene encoding insulin receptor substrate 2 — protein sequence MASAPLPGPPAPAGGDGPNLNNNNNNNNNHSVRKCGYLRKQKHGHKRFFVLRGPGTGGDEAAAAGGSPPQPPRLEYYESEKKWRSKAGAPKRVIALDCCLNINKRADAKHKYLIALYTKDEYFAVAAENEQEQEGWYRALTDLVSEGRSGDGGSGIAATGGSCSASLPGVLGGSAGAAGSDDYGLVTPATAVYREVWQVNLKPKGLGQSKNLTGVYRLCLSARTIGFVKLNCEQPSVTLQLMNIRRCGHSDSFFFIEVGRSAVTGPGELWMQADDSVVAQNIHETILEAMKALKELFEFRPRSKSQSSGSSATHPISVPGARRHHHLVNLPPSQTGLVRRSRTDSLAATPPAAKCTSCRVRTASEGDGGGAAAGAGTAGGRPMSVAGSPLSPGPVRAPLSRSHTLSAGCGGRPSKVTLAPAGGALQHSRSMSMPVAHSPPAATSPGSLSSSSGHGSGSYPLPPGPHPHLPHPLHHPQGQRPSSGSASASGSPSDPGFMSLDEYGSSPGDLRAFSSHRSNTPESIAETPPARDGSGGEFYGYMSMDRPLSHCGRPYRRVSGDGAQDLDRGLRKRTYSLTTPARQRPVPQPSSASLDEYTLMRATFSGSSGRLCPSFPASSPKLTYHPYPEDYGDIEIGSHKSSSSNLGADDGYMPMTPGAALRSGGPSSRKSDDYMPMSPTSVSAPKQILQPRSAAAALPPSGAAVPAPPSGPGRTFPVNGGNNYKANSPAESSPEDSGYMRMWCGSKLSMENADPKLLPNGDYLNMSPSEAGAAGTPPDFFSAALRGGGEGLKGVPGHCYSSLPRSYKAPYSCSGDSDQYVLMSSPVGRILEEERLEPQATPGTSQLAGTFGAAGGGHTQPHHSAVPSPMRPSGSGGRPEGFLGQRCRAVRPTRLSLEGLQTLPSMQEYPLPTEPKSPGEYINIDFGEAGTRLSPPAPPLLASAASSSSLLSASSPASSLGSGTPGTSSDSRQRSPLSDYMNLDFSSPKSPKPGTHSGDTVGSMDGLLSPEVSSPYPPLPPRPSASPSSLQQPLPPAPGELYRLPPAPAATSQGPTTAGPSTSSEPGDNGDYTEMAFGVAATPPQPIAAPPKPEGARVASPTSGLKRLSLMDQVSGVEAFLQVSQPPDPHRGAKVIRADPQGGRRRHSSETFSSTTTVTPVSPSFAHNSKRHNSASVENVSLRKSSEGSGILGGSDEPPTSPGQAQPSPAVPPAQQARPWNPGQPGALIGCPGGSSSPMRRETSVGFQNGLNYIAIDVSDEQGSVSPSQPQHPQPGDKSSWGRTRSLGGLLGSVGSTGASGVCGGPGAGALPSTSTYASIDFLSHHLKEATVVKE from the coding sequence CCCGGCACGGGCGGCGACGAGGCAGCCGCGGCCGGGGGGTCGCCACCGCAGCCGCCGCGGCTGGAGTACTACGAGAGCGAGAAGAAGTGGAGGAGCAAGGCGGGCGCGCCGAAGCGAGTGATCGCGCTCGACTGCTGCCTGAACATCAACAAGCGCGCGGACGCCAAGCACAAGTACCTGATCGCCCTCTACACCAAGGACGAGTACTTCGCCGTGGCGGCGGAAAAcgagcaggagcaggagggctGGTACCGCGCGCTCACCGACTTGGTCAGCGAGGGTCGCTCTGGCGATGGGGGCTCGGGCATCGCGGCCACCGGCGGGTCCTGCAGCGCCTCTCTCCCAGGCGTCCTGGGCGGCTCGGCGGGCGCCGCTGGCTCCGATGACTACGGGCTCGTAACGCCCGCCACGGCAGTCTACCGCGAGGTGTGGCAGGTGAACCTCAAGCCCAAGGGTCTGGGCCAGAGCAAAAACCTGACGGGTGTATACCGCCTATGCCTGTCTGCGCGCACCATCGGCTTCGTGAAGCTCAATTGCGAGCAGCCGTCGGTGACGCTGCAGCTTATGAACATCCGCCGCTGCGGCCACTCGGACAGCTTCTTCTTCATCGAGGTGGGCCGCTCGGCCGTCACCGGCCCCGGCGAGCTGTGGATGCAAGCCGACGACTCGGTGGTGGCGCAGAACATCCATGAGACCATCCTGGAGGCCATGAAGGCGCTCAAGGAGCTCTTTGAGTTCCGGCCTCGCAGCAAGAGCCAGTCGTCCGGGTCGTCGGCCACGCACCCCATCAGCGTGCCGGGCgcgcgccgccaccaccacctggtcaaCCTGCCCCCTAGCCAGACCGGCCTGGTGCGCCGCTCGCGCACCGACAGCCTGGCGGCCACCCCGCCAGCAGCCAAGTGCACCTCGTGTCGGGTCCGTACGGCCAGTGAGGGCGACGGCGGAGGCGCGGCAGCCGGGGCCGGGACGGCGGGAGGTAGACCGATGTCGGTGGCCGGGAGCCCCCTGAGTCCCGGGCCGGTGCGCGCGCCCCTGAGCCGCTCGCACACCCTGAGCGCCGGCTGCGGAGGCCGGCCGAGCAAAGTCACGCTGGCGCCGGCAGGGGGCGCCCTGCAACACAGCCGCTCCATGTCTATGCCCGTGGCGCACTCGCCGCCTGCAGCCACCAGCCCCGGCAGCCTGTCCTCCAGCAGTGGGCACGGCTCGGGCTCCTACCCGCTCCCTCCCGGCCCCCACCCGCATCTGCCTCATCCGCTGCACCACCCCCAAGGCCAGCGTCCGTCCAGCGGCAGTGCCTCCGCGTCCGGCTCCCCCAGTGACCCGGGTTTCATGTCCCTTGACGAGTATGGCTCCAGCCCTGGCGACCTGAGAGCCTTCAGTAGCCACAGGAGCAACACGCCCGAGTCAATCGCGGAGACCCCGCCAGCTAGGGATGGCAGTGGGGGCGAGTTCTATGGGTACATGAGCATGGATAGACCCCTGAGCCACTGTGGCCGCCCTTACCGTAGGGTCTCTGGGGATGGGGCCCAGGACCTGGACAGAGGGCTGAGGAAGAGGACTTACTCCCTGACCACGCCTGCCCGGCAGAGGCCAGTACcccagccttcctctgcctccctggatgAGTATACTCTCATGCGGGCCACCTTCTCTGGGAGTTCAGGTCGCCTCTGCCCATCTTTCCCGGCATCCTCTCCCAAACTGACCTACCACCCTTATCCAGAGGACTATGGGGACATTGAGATTGGCTCTCACAAGAGTTCCAGCAGTAACCTGGGGGCAGATGATGGCTACATGCCCATGACCCCTGGGGCGGCCCTCAGGAGTGGTGGCCCCAGTAGCCGCAAGAGTGACGATTACATGCCCATGAGCCCCACCAGTGTATCTGCCCCCAAGCAGATCCTGCAGCCCAGGTCGGCGGCAGCAGCCTTGCCGCCCTCCGGAGCAGCAGTGCCAGCGCCCCCTTCAGGGCCAGGGAGGACCTTCCCAGTGAACGGAGGCAACAACTACAAAGCCAACTCCCCAGCGGAGAGCTCCCCAGAAGATAGCGGCTACATGCGAATGTGGTGTGGCTCCAAGCTGTCCATGGAGAACGCAGACCCAAAGCTGCTCCCCAACGGGGACTACCTCAATATGTCCCCCAGCGAGGCTGGCGCTGCGGGCACGCCACCTGACTTCTTCTCAGCGGCTTTGCGCGGAGGCGGCGAGGGCCTCAAAGGTGTCCCTGGCCACTGCTACAGCTCTTTGCCCCGCTCTTACAAGGCCCCCTATTCTTGCAGTGGGGACAGTGACCAGTATGTGCTCATGAGCTCCCCTGTCGGGCGAATCTTGGAAGAGGAGAGGCTGGAACCCCAGGCCACCCCAGGGACCTCCCAGTTGGCTGGCACCTTTGGGGCAGCGGGGGGTGGCCATACCCAGCCTCATCACTCAGCAGTGCCTTCCCCCATGAGGCCGAGTGGTAGCGGTGGCCGCCCTGAGGGCTTCCTGGGCCAGCGCTGTCGGGCAGTAAGACCCACACGCTTATCGCTGGAGGGACTGCAGACCCTTCCTAGCATGCAAGAGTACCCTCTACCCACAGAGCCCAAGAGCCCTGGCGAGTACATCAACATTGACTTCGGGGAGGCGGGTACCCGTCTGTCCCCGCCTGCCCCCCCACTGCTGGCATCGGCGGCGTCATCCTCTTCGCTGCTTTCAGCCAGCAGTCCTGCTTCGTCCCTGGGTTCGGGTACCCCGGGCACCAGCAGTGATAGCCGGCAGCGCTCCCCGCTCTCTGACTATATGAACTTGGACTTCAGTTCTCCCAAGTCCCCTAAGCCTGGTACCCATAGTGGGGATACAGTGGGCTCCATGGATGGCCTTCTCTCCCCCGAGGTCTCATCCCCATACCCACCGCTGCCCCCACGTCCTTCggcctccccctcttccctgcagCAGCCTCTGCCACCCGCCCCAGGAGAGCTCTACCGCCTGCCTCCAGCACCCGCTGCCACTTCCCAGGGCCCCACTACTGCTGGCCCCTCAACGTCCTCGGAGCCTGGGGACAATGGTGACTATACCGAGATGGCCTTTGGTGTGGCTGCCACCCCGCCACAACCTATTGCGGCACCCCCAAAGCCCGAAGGTGCCCGAGTGGCCAGTCCCACATCGGGCTTGAAGCGCCTAAGTCTCATGGATCAGGTGTCTGGGGTAGAGGCCTTTCTTCAAGTCAGCCAGCCCCCTGATCCCCACCGGGGTGCCAAGGTCATCCGTGCAGACCCACAGGGGGGGCGACGTCGCCACAGTTCGGAGACCTTCTCCTCTACCACCACCGTCACCCCGGTGTCCCCGTCCTTCGCCCACAACTCCAAGCGCCACAATTCGGCCTCTGTGGAAAACGTCTCTCTCAGGAAAAGCAGTGAAGGCAGTGGCATCCTGGGAGGAAGTGATGAGCCACCCACATCCCCAGGACAGGCACAGCCCTCGCCGGCTGTGCCACCGGCGCAGCAGGCTAGGCCGTGGAACCCGGGTCAGCCCGGAGCTTTGATTGGCTGTCCCGGAGGCAGCAGTTCTCCCATGCGCAGAGAGACCTCCGTGGGTTTCCAGAACGGCCTCAACTATATCGCCATTGATGTGAGTGATGAGCAGGGGTCCGTGTCGCCGTCTCAGCCTCAGCATCCACAGCCAGGAGACAAGAGCTCCTGGGGCCGGACCCGTAGCCTTGGGGGGCTCCTCGGCTCCGTCGGAAGCACTGGCGCCAGCGGGGTGTGTGGGGGCCCAGGCGCTGGAGCCTTGCCCTCTACCAGCACCTACGCAAGCATCGACTTCTTGTCCCATCACTTGAAGGAAGCCACAGTCGTGAAAG